The Microbacter sp. GSS18 genome has a segment encoding these proteins:
- a CDS encoding DUF1998 domain-containing protein yields the protein MTEENGSAAQATADAEDPVVGVPGDVADPYAGAGQPKNRARIGSIRPNAMLYTSGIGATVDLPQIAVMPQGIDSWDKAYARMGGDPPLVLVPRLVEAVRRQLGQQVGELRQPPWLPDERGGDTTPIGIPTRVFPQWLRCTGCDLLAPASAASTFEFENTRKHRPDLARFVHKGCKGRHSGGKARDRVAVPARYLIACTNGHLDEFPYVDWVHGADGHRTECVAQPKMRMLEWRSNLGPQVSIKCVACGTSRNIVELTRAGGADSLPNCRGRHPHLPSYASADDPCQGEVRLMLLGAANQWFPATISVLVLPSRKVPQPADTVTEVLGLPPIQVSKLTSLAAVSGWRMYAPESITERFEGISDEDLWTAVQVARGTLPPLTPEASGPVGYDPNHLLVPEWETLTHPTEFLAEDRRNGFKVHPVPVAATLGSAISDVVAVDRIRKANAFIGFTRIDALDRVGDDATRIAPIALSGKPKWVPATEDRGEGVFVRFDEATVEAWESGVLNSEVWADHCAAHERNLARRQSTTAVAVSADDRMPPPRYWALHTLSHLLIREMAMSSGYGSASLSERIYAWRGSDGRDPAAGILITTTSPDSEGTLGGLVDLARTERLESVMQDAVHRAQRCSSDPICAHRVPKNQEDFLHGAACHFCAFLSETSCERANRFLDRRFILDLHAGSLDVKPLLAGISASFS from the coding sequence GTGACTGAAGAGAACGGTTCCGCCGCGCAGGCGACCGCCGATGCGGAAGACCCTGTTGTCGGCGTCCCTGGTGACGTCGCGGACCCCTACGCGGGCGCAGGGCAGCCGAAGAATCGCGCGCGGATCGGTTCGATCCGGCCGAACGCGATGCTGTACACGTCGGGCATCGGCGCGACCGTCGACCTCCCTCAGATCGCCGTCATGCCCCAGGGGATCGACTCCTGGGACAAGGCGTACGCGAGGATGGGTGGCGACCCCCCGCTCGTACTCGTTCCGCGTCTGGTCGAGGCTGTTCGCCGTCAGCTCGGTCAGCAGGTCGGCGAACTCCGCCAGCCGCCGTGGTTGCCCGACGAGCGCGGCGGCGACACGACGCCCATCGGCATTCCCACCCGGGTCTTCCCTCAATGGCTCCGCTGTACTGGATGCGATCTGCTCGCGCCCGCGTCCGCCGCGAGTACCTTCGAGTTCGAGAACACGCGCAAGCACCGCCCCGATCTGGCTCGGTTCGTGCACAAAGGGTGCAAGGGGCGCCACAGCGGCGGCAAGGCCCGTGACCGCGTCGCCGTACCGGCCCGGTACCTGATCGCCTGCACGAATGGGCACCTGGACGAGTTCCCGTACGTCGATTGGGTGCACGGCGCCGACGGCCACCGCACAGAGTGCGTTGCGCAGCCGAAGATGCGAATGCTCGAATGGCGCTCGAACCTCGGACCACAAGTATCGATCAAGTGCGTCGCCTGCGGCACATCCCGGAACATCGTCGAACTGACGCGGGCCGGCGGCGCGGACTCGCTGCCGAACTGTCGCGGGCGGCATCCGCATCTTCCGTCGTACGCGTCCGCAGACGACCCGTGCCAGGGTGAAGTCCGACTCATGCTCCTCGGTGCGGCGAACCAGTGGTTCCCCGCGACCATCAGTGTTCTCGTCCTGCCTTCACGCAAGGTGCCGCAGCCTGCCGACACGGTCACGGAAGTCTTGGGCCTGCCGCCCATACAGGTGTCGAAGCTGACATCTCTTGCGGCGGTCAGCGGATGGCGAATGTACGCACCCGAGAGCATCACCGAGCGGTTCGAGGGGATCTCCGACGAGGATCTCTGGACGGCCGTCCAGGTCGCTCGCGGCACGCTCCCGCCTCTTACGCCCGAGGCCTCCGGCCCGGTCGGATACGACCCGAACCACCTTCTCGTTCCCGAGTGGGAGACGCTGACGCATCCGACGGAGTTCCTCGCCGAGGACCGGCGCAACGGCTTCAAGGTGCATCCCGTTCCCGTCGCCGCGACGCTCGGCTCGGCGATCAGCGATGTCGTGGCGGTGGACCGCATCCGAAAGGCCAACGCGTTCATCGGCTTCACCCGCATCGACGCACTCGACCGCGTCGGGGACGACGCGACGCGCATCGCTCCGATCGCTTTGTCGGGCAAGCCGAAATGGGTACCCGCGACCGAAGACCGCGGCGAGGGAGTCTTCGTTCGCTTCGACGAAGCCACCGTCGAGGCCTGGGAGAGTGGCGTCCTGAACAGCGAGGTCTGGGCTGACCACTGCGCGGCCCACGAGCGGAACCTCGCCCGCCGGCAGAGCACGACGGCAGTGGCCGTCAGCGCCGATGACCGGATGCCGCCGCCACGCTATTGGGCCCTCCACACGTTGTCGCATCTGCTGATTCGAGAGATGGCCATGTCGAGCGGGTATGGGTCCGCATCACTTTCCGAGCGCATCTACGCATGGCGTGGATCAGACGGACGGGATCCGGCCGCCGGCATCCTGATCACGACCACATCGCCCGATAGCGAAGGAACGCTCGGTGGCCTGGTGGACTTGGCTCGTACCGAGCGTCTGGAGTCCGTGATGCAGGATGCGGTGCATCGTGCGCAGCGGTGCTCATCCGATCCGATCTGCGCGCACCGTGTGCCCAAGAACCAGGAGGACTTCCTGCACGGCGCGGCCTGCCATTTCTGCGCATTCCTGTCGGAGACGTCATGCGAGCGAGCGAATCGCTTCCTCGACCGCCGGTTCATCCTCGACCTCCACGCAGGATCGTTGGACGTGAAGCCGCTACTCGCAGGCATCTCGGCGAGCTTCAGCTGA
- the drmA gene encoding DISARM system helicase DrmA — protein sequence MSTESPTNSAQVREELVDLISRDLVGPWDGPDETIVGTPRARYLAGALAPISLLDGGTPAAESSTDALDATLADVRADESLAVADLSGVRDVHGLPADEEEPIAEASPSEPDEDRGPESKIIAPSSMGLRFQVPADNGLLRFTARWGKYAARRDVDDQGRTQTYYDRTPFEELAEIDISILQDGSSTRRVLPGDVEISVEVFDVEGRRVVEAALLNTAITGRELPPKLWMFQAELEVTAPSGDAVFLPARDAMVSDRGSRDLEVRRLDLLYRDRLEFAVGRTASVDWDLSETDTRRATAVRTTWLPTAEVPQTQAPAVEGAVLSMRALMDASPAELEAGLQPLIDGYAGWLKEREEDNSRLPEWLREQGRIGLEDGDAALVRLRAGLNLLTSNEQAQHAFWFMNRTMRDQRLRSQVAALRIEDKDLSIADAVAAVDSRGEKAASWRAFQLAFILMQLPSVVDPTHVRRSTDFARAELLFFPTGGGKTEAYLGLAAFTFGIRRLQGKVETPEGLLDGGDGVAVVMRYTLRLLTSQQFLRATTLMCAAEVVRREAPETWGETPFTIGLWVGSSVSPKRYTEAAEQVKDVRERDGSSAYGLTVLQFDHCPWCGTEINPKANVEADDVEKRIRVYCGDRRARCPFATGGSAEVGLPVLTVDDEIYRHPPTFLLATVDKFARLAREGEAASIFGYVAKKCPRHGYKHLDTDGSVCGADTHNTKTANGRTYPATQVTTVGRLRPPDLIIQDELHLITGALGTAVGLFEGAIDVLSSWELGAPGAAKPVKPLVIASTATVRKAAAQVQRLYARDVEVFPPQVLSVSDTFFSKEVPLDEAPGRRYLGVCLHGARLTLAEIRLSEILLLAGQRLFDAHGAAAEPYLTLVDYFSATRELAGMRRYLEDDVTTRVSNPDKSTGYPRRRTPLKLGELTSRISSSEIGKTLTHLASPFDADTDTTAGRAVIAAKLKAGEQLAPRELPYDVVLATSMLQVGVDVPRLGLMMIVGQPKNTAEYIQASSRVGREGAKPGLVVTLANRARPRDMAHYEQFEHYHDTFYANVEALSVTPFSEAALERGLTGLIVSAARVIDATATPSESLSAEANTGAGRITVRRSTVDAIVDKLVARVDIAADTGAASSMKSKIVLRLDKWTDRATATSGALTYSKKTLPHQIVEPLLISPEDSIGEEGDRLFQVANSMREVQPEIDLLVSPFPGKLAEPVTATTPKWTFTVKAKKDAK from the coding sequence GTGTCCACGGAATCCCCGACAAACTCTGCGCAAGTCCGCGAAGAGCTAGTCGATCTGATCAGTCGCGACCTCGTCGGCCCGTGGGACGGACCCGACGAGACGATCGTGGGCACACCCCGCGCCCGCTACCTCGCCGGCGCGCTCGCCCCGATCTCGCTCCTCGATGGCGGCACACCCGCCGCCGAATCGTCGACCGACGCCCTCGACGCCACGCTCGCCGACGTTCGCGCGGACGAGTCCCTCGCCGTCGCCGATCTCAGCGGCGTGCGCGATGTTCACGGCCTGCCCGCCGATGAAGAGGAGCCCATCGCGGAAGCATCGCCGAGCGAACCCGACGAGGATCGCGGACCCGAGTCGAAGATCATCGCCCCGTCGTCGATGGGCCTGCGATTCCAGGTGCCAGCGGACAATGGGCTGCTCCGGTTCACCGCACGCTGGGGCAAGTACGCTGCTCGGCGGGACGTGGACGACCAGGGCCGGACACAGACGTACTACGACCGGACGCCCTTCGAAGAGCTGGCCGAGATCGACATCTCCATCCTGCAGGACGGCAGCTCGACGAGACGAGTCTTGCCCGGAGACGTCGAGATCAGCGTCGAGGTGTTCGACGTCGAGGGACGTCGTGTCGTCGAAGCGGCCCTCCTCAACACGGCGATCACAGGACGTGAGCTGCCGCCGAAGCTGTGGATGTTCCAGGCCGAGCTCGAGGTCACCGCGCCGAGCGGGGACGCCGTCTTCCTGCCCGCTCGCGATGCGATGGTGTCCGATCGCGGCTCTCGAGACCTGGAAGTGCGCCGTCTCGACCTGCTCTACCGCGACCGCCTCGAGTTCGCCGTCGGCCGCACAGCCTCTGTGGACTGGGACCTCTCCGAAACCGACACGCGTCGGGCGACGGCGGTCAGGACGACCTGGCTCCCCACCGCAGAGGTTCCGCAGACGCAGGCTCCCGCGGTTGAGGGCGCGGTACTCAGCATGCGAGCGCTCATGGATGCATCCCCGGCAGAGCTCGAAGCGGGCCTGCAGCCGCTCATCGACGGGTACGCCGGCTGGCTGAAGGAACGGGAGGAAGACAACTCGAGGCTTCCGGAGTGGCTTCGGGAGCAGGGGCGCATCGGGCTCGAGGACGGCGACGCAGCGCTCGTGCGGCTGCGTGCCGGCCTCAACCTCCTCACGTCGAACGAGCAGGCGCAGCACGCGTTCTGGTTCATGAACCGCACGATGCGCGATCAGCGCCTGCGCTCACAGGTCGCGGCACTCCGAATCGAGGATAAGGATCTGTCGATCGCCGATGCCGTCGCAGCAGTCGATTCGCGCGGCGAGAAGGCGGCGTCCTGGCGCGCCTTCCAGCTCGCGTTCATTCTCATGCAGCTCCCCTCGGTCGTCGACCCGACTCACGTGCGGCGCTCGACCGATTTCGCCCGCGCCGAGCTGCTGTTCTTCCCCACCGGTGGTGGTAAGACGGAGGCCTACCTTGGCCTGGCCGCGTTCACGTTCGGCATCCGGCGCCTGCAAGGAAAGGTCGAGACGCCCGAAGGGCTGCTCGACGGCGGCGACGGCGTCGCCGTTGTCATGCGGTACACGCTGCGACTGCTCACATCGCAGCAGTTCCTGCGCGCAACCACACTTATGTGTGCCGCCGAGGTCGTCCGTCGAGAGGCTCCGGAGACGTGGGGCGAGACACCCTTCACGATCGGCCTATGGGTGGGCTCGAGCGTCAGCCCGAAGCGGTACACCGAGGCGGCAGAGCAGGTGAAGGATGTCCGCGAGCGGGATGGGAGCTCCGCCTACGGTCTCACCGTCCTCCAGTTCGACCACTGCCCCTGGTGCGGTACCGAGATCAACCCGAAGGCGAACGTCGAAGCCGACGACGTCGAGAAGCGCATCCGTGTGTATTGCGGCGATCGTCGAGCCCGTTGTCCGTTCGCCACCGGCGGGTCTGCCGAAGTCGGGCTTCCCGTTCTCACCGTCGATGATGAGATCTACCGGCATCCGCCGACCTTCCTGCTCGCGACCGTCGACAAGTTCGCTCGGCTGGCTCGCGAGGGCGAAGCGGCGAGCATCTTCGGCTATGTCGCGAAGAAGTGCCCGCGTCACGGCTACAAACACCTCGACACCGACGGCAGCGTCTGCGGCGCCGACACGCACAACACCAAGACCGCGAATGGACGAACCTACCCCGCGACGCAAGTCACGACGGTGGGCCGGCTGCGCCCGCCCGACCTGATCATCCAGGACGAGCTCCACCTCATCACCGGAGCACTCGGCACCGCGGTCGGGCTGTTCGAAGGCGCGATCGACGTCCTGTCGAGCTGGGAACTGGGTGCGCCCGGTGCAGCGAAGCCGGTGAAGCCGCTCGTCATCGCATCGACGGCTACCGTTCGGAAGGCGGCCGCGCAGGTCCAACGGCTGTATGCCCGAGACGTCGAGGTGTTCCCGCCGCAGGTGCTGAGCGTGAGCGACACCTTCTTCTCGAAGGAAGTGCCGCTCGACGAGGCCCCGGGACGTCGCTACCTCGGTGTGTGCCTTCACGGCGCTCGCCTGACACTGGCAGAGATCCGCCTCAGCGAGATCCTCCTGCTCGCCGGTCAGAGGTTGTTCGACGCGCATGGCGCGGCAGCGGAGCCGTACCTCACCCTCGTCGACTACTTCTCGGCGACGCGAGAACTGGCCGGTATGCGCCGGTACCTCGAGGATGACGTGACGACACGGGTGAGCAACCCTGACAAGTCGACCGGATATCCACGACGGCGCACACCGCTCAAGCTCGGCGAGCTGACTTCTCGCATCTCATCCTCCGAGATCGGGAAGACGCTCACGCACCTGGCATCGCCGTTCGACGCCGATACTGACACGACCGCCGGAAGGGCCGTCATCGCGGCCAAGCTCAAGGCCGGCGAGCAACTCGCCCCGCGCGAACTGCCGTACGACGTCGTGCTCGCGACCTCGATGCTCCAGGTGGGCGTGGACGTACCTCGACTCGGCCTGATGATGATCGTGGGTCAGCCGAAGAACACCGCGGAGTACATCCAGGCGTCCTCCCGCGTCGGACGAGAAGGAGCGAAGCCGGGGCTCGTGGTGACGCTAGCTAACCGTGCGCGACCGCGCGACATGGCTCACTACGAGCAGTTCGAGCACTACCACGACACGTTCTACGCGAACGTCGAGGCGCTGTCTGTCACGCCGTTCTCAGAAGCCGCGCTCGAGCGCGGGCTCACCGGCCTCATCGTCTCGGCTGCGCGTGTGATCGACGCAACAGCGACACCCAGCGAGTCGCTCTCTGCAGAAGCCAACACCGGCGCCGGCCGCATCACAGTCCGACGCTCGACTGTCGATGCCATCGTCGACAAGCTCGTCGCGCGTGTCGATATCGCAGCCGACACCGGGGCGGCATCGAGCATGAAGAGCAAGATCGTGCTGCGGCTCGACAAGTGGACGGACCGGGCGACAGCGACGTCGGGCGCGCTCACGTACTCGAAGAAGACACTCCCTCACCAGATCGTCGAACCTCTGCTGATCAGCCCCGAGGACTCCATCGGCGAGGAAGGCGATCGCCTCTTCCAGGTGGCCAACTCGATGCGCGAGGTGCAGCCCGAAATCGATCTGCTCGTGTCGCCCTTCCCCGGCAAGCTCGCCGAACCCGTGACCGCGACGACGCCGAAGTGGACATTCACCGTCAAGGCGAAGAAGGATGCCAAGTGA